In Cystobacter fuscus DSM 2262, the sequence CGCTGGCGTTCGTGTACACGGTGGTCCAGTTGGTACCGTCGTTGGACACCTGGATGGTGTAGACGGTGGCGTGCGCGTTCTCCCAGCGCAGCACCACGCGGCCGATCGACTGCTCACTGCCGAGGTCGACGGTGATCCACGAGGGGTTGACGAACTCCGAGCCCCAGCGGGTGTCCAGGCGGCCATCATTGGCGTTGGCGGCCTTGAGCGCATCGGGGTTCTCGGTGCTGCTGGCGCTGACCGGCCGGTTCAGCGCGAGGTTGACCGTGCTCTGCGCGAAGGCGCACGGGGCGGCGGTGAGGCCGGCCAGCAGCAGGAACGAGTGTGGCACGCGACGCATGATGGAACTCCATGTTTGGGTTGAGTCGCAGGAAACCACGGTTGTGACCAAGCGGTTTCCTTTCCCAAAACGGACGAGAGCGCCGAATTGGGATGTCGGCCGTAATACCATGATTGAGGGACGAGAGCGTCAATGAATTCGCGAATTCACGAGGAGCATGCCTTTACATGTTCCGAGAGAATTGGCCTCTCGATTCTCAAGAATGAATCACACCCTCACAGGGGCTGGTGGACTCGCGCTTCCAGGGTTTGCCACTCATCTGGAAGGTGTGTGCGTGCATAGCGTCCGAAACGGAACTGATTCGCCCGCCGACGTTGGTGTTCCACAGCGCCGTGTGGATGGCGCGGTGGTCAGTGTAGGTACAGGTGTCGCGGTTCGACGAGAGCGAACGCGACGATGGCCCCACGCTGTTCGAACCGCGACGGATGGATCGCGGTTCGTGCACGAGCGTCAGCGAACGCGCTTCTCAGAGGACAGGCTGCAACGTGAGCTGCAGGCGGCCGTCGGAGGTGCCGATGGCGCCACAGTAGCCGCCCGCCGCGAGGTTGACGATCTGGCTACCGCTGGGGGTGGCCGAGCCCGCCGGCAGGTACCCGTTGAGCTGGAACTGGTTGGGCACGATGTCGAAGGGCGTGCCCGTCAGGTCGATGTTGCCCCGGCCGGTCTGCGAATAGGGAGCCGCGCAGTCGGCCGCACCTCCCAGCCCCTGGCTGTAGACGTAGGTGGTTCCGTAGCGCGCCCAGCCCTCGCTGGTGGAGAAGGTGGTGTCGCCGAGCTCGAGCGCGAGCGTCGCGGGGTCGAAGCGCGCCTTGGTGTACCAGCTCTTCAGCCCACCGGCGGAGGTGTTCGGGCTCTGGCCGTAGTGGGCGTAGTTGGTGGTGCTCCCGGTCTTCGGCAGCGTGAGGTACTCACGAGGCGAGCCCGCCATGTCGTGGCAATACACCTGCACATCCCGGGTTCCATGCACGAGGGAGAGGACGTAGGTGCCATCCGAGGCCGCGGGGTTCTGCTCGCGAACCTTGGCACAGGTGGAAGGCCGCAACGTGAGCTGCAGGCGGCCGTCGGAGGTGCCGATGGCGCCACAGTAGCCGCCCGCCGCGAGGTTGACGATCTGGCTACCGCTGGGGGTGGCCGAGCCCGCCGGCAGGTACCCGTTGAGCTGGAACTGGTTGGGCACGATGTCGAAGGGCGTGCCCGTCAGGTCGATGTTGCCCCGGCCGGTCTGCGAATAGGGAGCCGCGCAGTCGGCCGCACCTCCCAGCCCCTGGCTGTAGACGTAGGTGGTTCCGTAGCGCACCCAGCCCTCGCTGGTGGAGAAGGTGGTGTCGCCGAGATTGAGCGCGAGCGTCGCGGGGTCGAAGCGCGCCTTGGTGTACCAGCTCTTCATTCCACCGGCGGAGGTGTTCGGGCTCTGGCCGTAGTGGGCGTAGTTGGTGGTGCTCCCGGTCTTCGGCAGCGTGAGGTACTCACGAGGCGAGCCCGCCATGTCGTGGCAGTACACATCGACCGGCTGATTGCCAACCGAGATGGTGTATGTGCCATCCCCAGCGAAGGGGTTCTGCGCGCGAACCTCGGCGCAGGTGGAGGCCGCGTGGCCAATGCCCGGCAGCAGCAGCGCGGCCGAGGCGGTCAGCGCCATGCAGAGAGGCTTTCCCTGGGAGAAGGGGAGCGGATGGGTCGTCATGTTCATGTTTGAGGGATCCTTGGGAACAGGCCAGCATCATGTCGGCCTGCCCCAGCGCCAGAGCATTCCGCGTGCCAGCGGCTCGCCCACCTCACCCGGCCCTGCCTGTCTCTTCGAATGGCCGCTGACCACGGCAAGAAGTTGCCGGAGCGGGCTTGCCCCGCCGGCAAGAACTTGCCGCCCGTTCTCGAACCCCAGGTGGTTCCGCTCTCCCGCCTTCGTCAGGCAACTGGCACGGAGGCTGCTCTGGAACGGATGCAGGTCAGTATGATGCTGGCTTGTTTTCCCAAGAACTCCCAGACATGCCATCCCACGCTCGCTCCTCTCCCAACTGGAAGCCTCTCTGGTGGACGTTGGCTGCCGCGGCCCCGCTGCTGCTGCCGGGCCTCGGCCACGCGGCCACCTCTTGTGCCGAGGTTCGCGCGCAGTACCCCGACGCTGGGGATGGCACCTACTCCCTCACCCTCGGCGGCCAGCGGGTGGCGCTCTACTGCCACGACATGGCGGGCACTCCGCGCGAGTACCTCACGCTGCCGAAGACCGGGAGCACCACCAACTACGCCCACTACGCCGAGAGCCTGAACACCTCTGCCAATGGGCTGAAGAGCTGGTACACCAAGGCGCGCTTCGATCCCGCGACGCTCGCGCTCGATCTCGGCGACACCACCTTCTCCACCAGCGAAGGCTGGGTGCTCTACGGAAACACCTACATCTACAGCCAGGGGCTGGGAAATGCGGCCGACTGCGTGGCGCCCAACTCCCAGACCGGCCGGGCCAACATCGACCTGACGGGCACGCCCTTCGACATCGTGCCCAACCAGTTCCAGCTCAACGGGTACCTGCCGGCGGGCTCGGCCACCCCCAGCGGTAGCCAGATCGTCAATCTCACGGCAGGCGGCTACTGTGGCGCCATCGGCACCGCCGACGGCCGCCTGCGTCTCGACTTGCGGTCTGTTTCGGAGCCCACTCCGGAGTTGGTCCACCGCTATAGCTTCACCACCAGTGGGGTCGACTCGGTGAGCGGTGCGAATGCCACCCTCGAGGGGGGCGCCACGATTGCCGATGGCGAGGTGGTCTTGAACGGAGCGGGCGCCTACGTGAACCTGCCCATCGGAGGGACCATCGCGATCCTCCAGGATGCGACCTTCGAAGCCTGGGTGAGGTGGAACTCCACCGAGGCGCAGGTCATGGCGCGCATCTTCGACTTCAATGACAACGTGCGGTCCTCCATGTTCCTGACCTCGTCCAATGGCTCCACGCCTCTCTTCGCCCTCACCACCCCACAGGGCGGAGAGGAACTGGTGCCCGCGAACCACAATCCATTTCCGGTGGGAGTGCTCACCCATGTGGCGGTGACCCTGGACCACACAACGGGGCTCATCCGCTTGTACGTCAATGGCCTGGAGGTGGCGCGGAGTCACACGGACCTCACCCCGGCTCGTCTGGGCACCACCGCGAACAACTGGTTGGGCCGCTCGCTGTCCACGGTGCACCCCTTCTTCAAGGGCTCCATCTCGGAGTTCCGCGTCTACCGGACGGCGCTGTCACCGAGCCGCATCGCCGCCAACTTCAGTGCGGGAGACGCCCCAAGAGAGCTGCGAACGAGCTTCAGCACACGGCCCGCCAACCCCACCAACGTGGACACCGCCTCCTTCATCTTCAGCGCCAACTGGACGGACCTCCATTCCCTGTGCAGCCTGAATGGGGCTGCCTTCCAGCCCTGCACCTCGCCATTTGAAATCCAGTCCCTCTCCGAGGACCTCCATACCTTTCGTGTCCAGGCTCGCGATGTGATGGGCAACGTAGAGGCCTCGCCTGTCACGTACTCCTGGAGGGTGGACAAGACGCCTCCCGAGACGAGCTTCGCCTCGGCTCCCGAGCCAGAGACCCGCCTGCGAAGCCCCACCTTCTCGTTCGTCTCCAGCGAGCCACGCTCCACCTTCGAGTGCAGCCTCGACGCGGCGCCCTTCAGCGAATGCCCCGCTGGCGTCGTCTTTCCTCCACTGGACGACGGCAAGCACCAGCTCGCCGTCCGGGCACGCGATGAGGCCAGCAATGTGGACCCCGAGGCCGCCCACCATGCCTGGACGGTGGATACCGTGGCCCCCATGGAGCCCTCTCTCCAGGAGCCAGCTCCCGGCCAGAAGTTCCTCACCGACAGGCCTCTCTTCTCCGGCACGGCCGAGCCTGGCACGACCGTGACACTCCTTGTCGACGGCATCGACGCCGGCTCGGTTCACGCCGATGCCCGAGGCGTCTGGAGGAGACAACCCGAGGTTCCTCTCCCCTGGGGAACGCACCGCGTCTCGGTCAGTGCCACCGACAGGGCCGGCAACGTCAGCCCCCTTCCCCCCGAGGTGCCCTTCCTCACCTCACGGCGCGGCGCCTACCGCCTGGGCTGCTCCGCCGCCCCTTCCTCATGGCAGGGCTCCTGGCCCTGGGTCCTGCTGGTGCTCGGGCTCCTCCGCCCGCGCTCTCGTTCATGACATGGAGTCCCGTTACATCTGGATAATCGTGGTATGACGTGGGGGAGGGACTCCCTTCACGAATGAGTGCGCGCGCATCCCGATCCTGCGGTACCTGTGGCCACTGCGTGCCCGAGGGCGCGCTGGCGTGCCCTGTCGATGGAACGCTCGTGCCCGACGCGCTGGTGGGCCAGCACCTCGGCGAGTACGTGGTGCGCCAGCATATCGGCAGCGGCGGCATGGGCATTGTCTACGCGGGCGAGCACCTCACGATTGGCCGCAAGGTCGCCATCAAGCTCATCCGCGAGGAGCGCTCCCAGGGGCCCCAGGCCCGCGGGCTGCTGGCCGAGGCCCGCGCGGCCAGCGCCATCCGTCACCATGGCATCATCGACATCTTCGGCTTCGGCCAGCAGCCGGGCGTCGGCCAGTATCTCGTCATGGAGTATCTCGAGGGCAGCCCCCTCGACGTGCTCCTCCAGGCCCGCGCGCCCCTGCCGCTCCCGGAGGCTCTCGCGCTGCTGTGCGAGGTGCTCGACGCGCTCTCCGCCGCGCACTCCGTGGGCGTCATCCACCGCGATCTCAAGCCGAGCAACATCTTCGTTGCCCGGCAGTCCAACGGGACCGAGTCCATCAAGGTGCTCGATTTCGGGCTCGCCAAGCGCAGCACCGCCCCCCAGGGCACCACCGCGCAGACGCACTCGGATGTCGTCGTCGGCACGCCGCAGTACATGGCTCCAGAGCAGGCCCTCTGTGAGGCGGTGAGCCCCCAGACGGATTTGTATGCGGTGGGTGTCATCGCCTTCGAGCTGCTCACCGGGCAGCGGCCCTTCACCGGCCGCTCTCCCATGGAGATCGTCGCCCACCACCTGAGGACACCGCCGCCCGCGCCCTCGTTGTTCGTGGAGCTGCCCCCCGAAGTCGATGCGCTCGTCCTCCAACTGCTCGCCAAGGAGCCCCGGCAGCGTCCAGGCTCGGCCAGCGAGGTGGCCAGCCAGCTCAGGGCCCTGCTCCCGTCACGAGAGGGCTCCAGCCTGTCCTCGGGGGCGAGGAACTCCCAGGCGCTCACCCTCCTCGAGCCACCCTCGGCCGCGCTACCCGCTTCGCCTCCCACGGTGACCCTCCAACCTCCGCCGGTCACGCCGGGCCCCCTGGTGGAGCCACGCCCCGCACCTCCCCAGCGCGGCGCGCTCCGAAGGTGGAGCGCGGTGGCGGGCGGCGTCCTGGCACTGGCATTCGGGGTGGGCGTGGTCATGACTCGCGGGCCCGGGAGGTCGGCCTCCCTCGGTCGCGCACCGCCCCCCGCGGCGCGGCCCGTGACAAGCCCCGCTCTTGCCGAGCCGGTGGTCCGGGTGCCGCGCTCCGAGCCCGAGCCCGAGCCGATCCAGGCTCCCACGCCCGTGCTCACGGCGACAGCCAGGCGTGGAGAGAGCGCGCCCGCCCCCACCAAGAAGAAGGTGCATGCGGCTCCCCCTCGCGCGGCCACTTCCGTGGCCTCCCAGCCGCCCTCCGCACCACCCGAGCCCGCTCAGCAGCCAGCGGCCACCGGTACGCTCCATCTCGTGATGAGAGGCACCTGGGCGGATGTCTGGGTGGATGGGCAGAAGCTCGGGCGTGTGCCGCCCAACCACAGCTACACCCTGACCTCGGGCGAGCATGAGCTCGAGCTGCGCAACCCGGCCTTCTCGCACTATCGGCGGACCCTCGTCATCCCCTCCGGCGGTAGGCTGCAGCACGTCGCGGACCTGGGGGCCGAGGCCCAGTCTCTCTCTCCATGAAGCTCCCCCTTGGGCTGGTGACTCTCCTGCTCGTGTCCGGGGCCGCCTGGGCGCAGACACCAGGGATCGAACGCTACGAGTATGGGGACTTCGAGGCCGCGGCCCGGCTCTTCGAGCAGGAGCTGGCCGAGCCCCAACGGCCCCCCGCGAGCCGGGCGCTGATCCGCATCTACCTGGCCGCCTCCCTGTATGCCCTGGGACAGATGGAGGAGGCTCGGAGGCCGCTGGAGGAACTGGCGCGCGAGCACCCCGAGGTGAGGGTGGATCCCGTGCGTTTCCCGCCAGAGCTGGTCGCGTACGCGGAAGTCATCCGCCAGCAGGTCGAGTCCGAGCAGCAGCTCGCCACGCGAGAGCAAGAGCTCGAGAAGGCGCGAGAGGCGGAGCGGCGGCGTGCCGCCCGCGCGGCCCCCATCTCCCTGAGGCCGGAGGCGCTCGGCCTCTTCGAAGCCGTGGATCAGCAGTGGACCTTGGGAGTGGGGCTCGCCTTCCAGCGCGAGTCCCTGGAAGGCAGCGCCCGGGTGCTGCTGGGCGCTTCCCCGGCCTTCCATCTGCAAGGCGGAGTACTGCCGGGCCAGGGAACATTGAGGCCCTTCCTGGGCTTGCGAGCCAGCCTGATACCAGGGCTCGACACCTATGGAGCGGGGCCCGTGGTCGGTGCGCGCATCGCGCTGCCAGCCGGCCTCGTGGGCGTGGTAGACGTCGGAGCCGACTACTTCTTCACCCGCCAGGACGAGCTCTATCGCTTCGCCGTCACGGTCCAGGCGGGGCTCGGTTTCGCTCTACACCTGCCGTGACAGAAGCCCGGTCGCGAATGGAAGGGAGTTCATGCCAAGGGATCCATCAGCTCAGGGCGACGCCCTGGAAACCGTGAGCATGGAGGGGCCCTTGGTTCGTGCGTACCAGCCGCCAGTCCGGCTGCGCGTCGCATTGATCTCGAGCCATGGTGGAAACAAGGTGACGCGTCTGCTCTTACCGGACACACCGCTCATCGTGGGGCGCGCTCCGGCCGCGGGGCTCCGCATCGATGACCAGACCCTGTCGCGAGAGCACGCCCGGTTTCTCCTCTCCGGCTCGCGGGTGCTGGTGGAGGACCTCGGCTCGAAGAACGGCACCTTCTTCGCTGGCGGCCGCGTCTCCCGCGTCGAGCTCACGATGGGCGATGAGGTCGTCCTGGGCGCCGTTAGCCTTCAGGTGCAGGCCCTCGGAGCCAAGGGGGACTCCCTCGGCCTCGTTCGGGAAGAGCTGATCCGGCACCGCCTGGAGGAGGAGCTCACGCGCGCACGGCAGTTCCACCGCCCCTTCGCCCTGCTCCTGGTGCGCGCTCTCACCCCAGGGGGCGCCACCCCACCCGAGCGGGAAGAGGGCGCTTGGATCGCGGCCGTGCGCGGTCACCTCCGCTCGGTCGATGTCATGTCGCTCTACGGCTCCAGCGCGCTCGAGGTGTTGCTGCCGGAGACGGGCGCGGAGGAGGTCCATCGCATCGCC encodes:
- a CDS encoding GON domain-containing protein yields the protein MNMTTHPLPFSQGKPLCMALTASAALLLPGIGHAASTCAEVRAQNPFAGDGTYTISVGNQPVDVYCHDMAGSPREYLTLPKTGSTTNYAHYGQSPNTSAGGMKSWYTKARFDPATLALNLGDTTFSTSEGWVRYGTTYVYSQGLGGAADCAAPYSQTGRGNIDLTGTPFDIVPNQFQLNGYLPAGSATPSGSQIVNLAAGGYCGAIGTSDGRLQLTLRPSTCAKVREQNPAASDGTYVLSLVHGTRDVQVYCHDMAGSPREYLTLPKTGSTTNYAHYGQSPNTSAGGLKSWYTKARFDPATLALELGDTTFSTSEGWARYGTTYVYSQGLGGAADCAAPYSQTGRGNIDLTGTPFDIVPNQFQLNGYLPAGSATPSGSQIVNLAAGGYCGAIGTSDGRLQLTLQPVL
- a CDS encoding tetratricopeptide repeat protein, whose product is MKLPLGLVTLLLVSGAAWAQTPGIERYEYGDFEAAARLFEQELAEPQRPPASRALIRIYLAASLYALGQMEEARRPLEELAREHPEVRVDPVRFPPELVAYAEVIRQQVESEQQLATREQELEKAREAERRRAARAAPISLRPEALGLFEAVDQQWTLGVGLAFQRESLEGSARVLLGASPAFHLQGGVLPGQGTLRPFLGLRASLIPGLDTYGAGPVVGARIALPAGLVGVVDVGADYFFTRQDELYRFAVTVQAGLGFALHLP
- a CDS encoding serine/threonine-protein kinase produces the protein MSARASRSCGTCGHCVPEGALACPVDGTLVPDALVGQHLGEYVVRQHIGSGGMGIVYAGEHLTIGRKVAIKLIREERSQGPQARGLLAEARAASAIRHHGIIDIFGFGQQPGVGQYLVMEYLEGSPLDVLLQARAPLPLPEALALLCEVLDALSAAHSVGVIHRDLKPSNIFVARQSNGTESIKVLDFGLAKRSTAPQGTTAQTHSDVVVGTPQYMAPEQALCEAVSPQTDLYAVGVIAFELLTGQRPFTGRSPMEIVAHHLRTPPPAPSLFVELPPEVDALVLQLLAKEPRQRPGSASEVASQLRALLPSREGSSLSSGARNSQALTLLEPPSAALPASPPTVTLQPPPVTPGPLVEPRPAPPQRGALRRWSAVAGGVLALAFGVGVVMTRGPGRSASLGRAPPPAARPVTSPALAEPVVRVPRSEPEPEPIQAPTPVLTATARRGESAPAPTKKKVHAAPPRAATSVASQPPSAPPEPAQQPAATGTLHLVMRGTWADVWVDGQKLGRVPPNHSYTLTSGEHELELRNPAFSHYRRTLVIPSGGRLQHVADLGAEAQSLSP
- a CDS encoding LamG-like jellyroll fold domain-containing protein yields the protein MPSHARSSPNWKPLWWTLAAAAPLLLPGLGHAATSCAEVRAQYPDAGDGTYSLTLGGQRVALYCHDMAGTPREYLTLPKTGSTTNYAHYAESLNTSANGLKSWYTKARFDPATLALDLGDTTFSTSEGWVLYGNTYIYSQGLGNAADCVAPNSQTGRANIDLTGTPFDIVPNQFQLNGYLPAGSATPSGSQIVNLTAGGYCGAIGTADGRLRLDLRSVSEPTPELVHRYSFTTSGVDSVSGANATLEGGATIADGEVVLNGAGAYVNLPIGGTIAILQDATFEAWVRWNSTEAQVMARIFDFNDNVRSSMFLTSSNGSTPLFALTTPQGGEELVPANHNPFPVGVLTHVAVTLDHTTGLIRLYVNGLEVARSHTDLTPARLGTTANNWLGRSLSTVHPFFKGSISEFRVYRTALSPSRIAANFSAGDAPRELRTSFSTRPANPTNVDTASFIFSANWTDLHSLCSLNGAAFQPCTSPFEIQSLSEDLHTFRVQARDVMGNVEASPVTYSWRVDKTPPETSFASAPEPETRLRSPTFSFVSSEPRSTFECSLDAAPFSECPAGVVFPPLDDGKHQLAVRARDEASNVDPEAAHHAWTVDTVAPMEPSLQEPAPGQKFLTDRPLFSGTAEPGTTVTLLVDGIDAGSVHADARGVWRRQPEVPLPWGTHRVSVSATDRAGNVSPLPPEVPFLTSRRGAYRLGCSAAPSSWQGSWPWVLLVLGLLRPRSRS